Proteins co-encoded in one Ziziphus jujuba cultivar Dongzao chromosome 9, ASM3175591v1 genomic window:
- the LOC132799452 gene encoding receptor-like protein EIX1 — protein sequence MGDPHHLEWLSRLSFLKYLNLSGLGFSYEYKAMIQTLNSLPSLEELRLHNCGLSSADLNISFVNFTSLRVLDLSDNDLNCTLPHWVFNLKNLVHLDLSGSNLCRQFLDGIVDSLEHLDLSHNGIGGRLSSNLGKLCNLRNLKLSHNAISGEITGFVNTLSACSNNSLETLDLGSNAFMGNLPGTLGYIKSLKVLQLQNNPFRGSIPESIGNLTSVEQVFRCRNEKSLIPESLGQLSKLVVLDISNNPWEDVITEAHLMNLSRLEEFSISNELHNISVVFNISSNWIPPFKLRHLIIKSCQLGPKFPTWLQNQNQLITLVLKNASIFDIIPHWFFQLDLQLQTLDFVHNKIFGRALNKLRFFPGSTMDLGSNQFDGPLTLFSSNISTLSLNNNMLSGSIPSDIGKAMPMLTYLDISWNSLNGGIPLSISNLTELTSFNISNNHLSGEVPDVWKHKLPLIVLDASNNMLSRTIPKSISFLQMLTFLLLSNNNFSGEFPSC from the coding sequence ATGGGAGATCCACATCATTTGGAGTGGCTTTCCCGTCTTTCTTTTCTAAAGTACCTTAACTTGAGTGGTTTGGGGTTTTCATATGAATATAAGGCTATGATCCAAACTCTTAATAGCCTCCCATCACTAGAGGAATTGCGCTTGCATAACTGTGGCCTTTCAAGTGCCGATCTTAATATTTCTTTTGTAAATTTCACATCTCTTAGGGTGCTTGACCTCTCCGACAATGACTTGAATTGCACATTACCTCACTGGGTTTTCAATCTTAAAAATCTGGTTCACCTTGACCTAAGTGGCTCCAATCTATGTAGACAATTTCTTGATGGAATTGTTGATTCTCTTGAACACCTGGATTTGTCACACAACGGGATTGGAGGTCGCCTCTCAAGTAATTTGGGAAAGTTATGCAATCTGCGGAATTTGAAACTGAGTCATAACGCCATTAGTGGTGAAATAACAGGTTTTGTCAACACTTTGTCTGCATGCTCCAACAACAGCTTAGAGACACTGGACTTGGGATCCAATGCATTCATGGGAAATCTACCGGGCACTTTGGGATATATTAAGAGTCTAAAAGTTCTTCAGCTGCAGAATAACCCATTCCGAGGTTCCATTCCGGAATCCATTGGAAACTTAACGTCTGTGGAGCAAGTTTTCCGGTGCAGAAATGAAAAGAGTCTCATCCCAGAAAGTCTCGGACAGCTCTCCAAGCTTGTTGTGCTAGATATCTCAAACAACCCATGGGAAGATGTCATAACTGAAGCTCATCTCATGAATCTTTCCCGCTTGGAGGAGTTTTCTATCAGTAATGAACTCCATAACATTTCAGTGGTTTTCAATATAAGCTCTAATTGGATACCTCCTTTTAAACTCCGACACCTCATCATCAAATCATGCCAACTAGGTCCTAAATTTCCAACTTggcttcaaaatcaaaatcagctCATCACATTGGTACTAAAAAATGCTAGCATTTTCGACATCATACCTCATTGGTTTTTCCAATTGGATTTGCAACTTCAGACGCTAGATTTTgttcataataaaatttttggcaGGGCGCTAAACAAATTAAGGTTCTTTCCTGGTTCAACCATGGATTTGGGTTCAAACCAATTTGATGGCCCTCTCACACTGTTTTCATCAAACATTTCCACATTGTCGTTAAATAACAATATGCTTTCTGGATCAATCCCTTCTGACATTGGCAAAGCAATGCCCATGTTAACATATTTAGATATCTCTTGGAACTCACTCAATGGAGGCATTCCATTGTCCATAAGTAATCTAACTGAATTGACATCCTTCAACATCTCTAATAATCATTTATCCGGTGAAGTTCCTGATGTGTGGAAACATAAGTTACCGTTGATTGTTTTGGATGCGTCAAACAACATGCTTTCTAGAACAATCCCCAAATCAATCAGTTTTCTACAAATGCTCACTTTTTTGCTTCTGTCTAACAACAATTTTTCTGGAGAATTTCCTTCCTGCTAG
- the LOC132799453 gene encoding receptor-like protein EIX2: MVGLMNLRLTSNFFSGNIPPGFCDLTSLHILDLSRNYLSGHIPHCLGNFDEMRSDDIYFVGSSTLALTNGSFKIMAKGRELEYKYPKLYLINSIDLSDNNLSGEIPVQLTSLIGLQTLNLSANRLTGKIPANIGNLTTLETLHLSRNKLFGPIPVSMISLTFLNHLNLSYNNLTGKIPTANQFLTFDDPSIYQGNAGLCGKPLDNVWAAANLVLQEERKKRKMVMLGIRLRR, encoded by the coding sequence ATGGTTGGGTTGATGAATTTACGATTAACGTCCAACTTCTTCAGTGGAAACATTCCTCCAGGATTTTGCGACCTTACCAGCCTTCACATCTTAGATCTATCACGCAATTATTTGTCAGGTCATATTCCACATTGCCTTGGTAATTTCGATGAGATGAGATCTGACGACATATATTTTGTCGGATCTTCTACACTGGCATTAACTAATGGAAGCTTCAAGATAATGGCAAAAGGAAGAGAGCTAGAATATAAGTACCCCAAACTCTACCTTATTAATAGCATTGATCTATCCGATAATAACTTATCAGGGGAGATTCCTGTGCAGCTAACAAGTCTCATAGGACTGCAAACTTTGAATTTATCAGCAAATCGTTTGACAGGGAAGATTCCAGCAAACATAGGTAACTTGACAACGCTAGAAACTCTTCATCTCTCAAGAAACAAACTTTTTGGTCCAATTCCAGTCAGCATGATTTCTTTGACATTCCTGAATCATTTGAACCTCTCGTACAACAACTTGACTGGAAAAATCCCAACGGCTAACCAGTTCTTAACCTTTGATGATCCATCAATCTATCAAGGCAATGCCGGCTTATGTGGAAAGCCTTTGGACAATGTTTGGGCAGCAGCCAATTTGGTACTCCAAGAggagagaaagaagagaaagatgGTGATGTTGGGGATAAGACTGAGAAGGTAG